From a single Calderihabitans maritimus genomic region:
- a CDS encoding prepilin-type N-terminal cleavage/methylation domain-containing protein, producing the protein MKSLKGQKIFAKQRGFTLVEMAIALVLIGTLTALAFPSLQRSVDRFRLWTAARELAGNIRYLQQEAVNGKSTTIHMTFDTVNHYYVIVENAAEKKKIFLPPGFTFGSVTFSDNTLRFTIDGAPSGGGGYAEIVSPRGDRYQVVVAGATGRVQIKPQTEGGG; encoded by the coding sequence GTGAAATCCTTGAAGGGACAGAAGATTTTTGCTAAGCAGCGGGGATTTACCCTAGTAGAAATGGCCATTGCCCTGGTGCTAATCGGGACTTTAACCGCTCTGGCGTTCCCATCCCTGCAGCGGTCGGTAGACCGGTTCCGGCTGTGGACGGCGGCCCGAGAACTGGCCGGTAATATTCGCTACCTGCAGCAAGAGGCGGTCAACGGCAAGAGTACCACCATCCATATGACTTTTGACACCGTCAACCACTATTACGTTATAGTTGAGAACGCGGCAGAGAAAAAGAAAATCTTTTTACCTCCCGGGTTCACTTTCGGCAGCGTAACCTTTAGCGATAATACCTTGCGGTTTACCATAGACGGGGCACCGTCGGGAGGAGGGGGCTATGCCGAGATTGTGAGTCCCCGTGGAGACAGGTACCAGGTGGTGGTAGCCGGGGCTACTGGAAGGGTACAGATAAAACCGCAAACTGAAGGCGGGGGATAA
- a CDS encoding prepilin-type N-terminal cleavage/methylation domain-containing protein, which translates to MWRDDKGLTLVETVVAVALLAAVLIPLFNMFYTGIRGYTAAAEETILVNLAQGKIEELKAEDYDTLTDQGPTVFPEFAEYMYEVEVLEIDPEKKIKQITVSAYSLEEPNRRVRLVTWVTER; encoded by the coding sequence GTGTGGCGGGATGATAAAGGGCTGACCCTGGTGGAGACGGTGGTGGCGGTGGCTCTGCTGGCTGCGGTTCTTATTCCTTTGTTTAATATGTTCTATACGGGGATTCGGGGCTATACTGCTGCTGCCGAGGAAACGATACTTGTGAATTTAGCCCAGGGCAAAATAGAGGAATTGAAAGCAGAGGATTACGACACTTTGACCGACCAGGGGCCTACAGTTTTCCCCGAATTTGCCGAATATATGTATGAAGTAGAAGTTTTGGAAATTGACCCGGAAAAGAAAATCAAGCAGATTACAGTTTCGGCATATTCGTTAGAAGAGCCCAACAGACGGGTACGGTTGGTTACCTGGGTGACGGAGAGGTAG
- a CDS encoding prepilin-type N-terminal cleavage/methylation domain-containing protein — MDWRDTRGFTLVEVILTSVIIGLLLGGVYTLLSGGMRSWQVSEGRIDVQQNVRIAVSRIVREIREARQVHEDSDAANLFLVDREGRIIWYYLHSSGDLRRAVKEYGGLNFGGHNPVASNLKEVSFSYNRTPIEESTLVTVRVTGVDSRGKEFTLYTQARLRVSD, encoded by the coding sequence ATGGACTGGAGAGACACGCGAGGTTTCACTCTGGTAGAAGTAATACTGACGTCAGTTATTATAGGGTTGCTCCTGGGGGGAGTCTATACCCTTCTTTCCGGGGGCATGCGCTCCTGGCAAGTTTCCGAAGGTCGAATAGACGTGCAGCAGAACGTCCGCATCGCGGTGAGCCGCATAGTGCGGGAAATAAGGGAGGCACGGCAGGTCCATGAAGACAGCGACGCCGCCAATCTTTTTTTGGTCGACCGGGAAGGCAGGATCATCTGGTATTATCTCCATTCCAGCGGCGACCTGCGGAGGGCAGTGAAAGAATACGGCGGTTTAAATTTCGGGGGGCATAATCCGGTAGCCTCGAACCTGAAGGAAGTTAGCTTTTCTTATAACCGCACTCCGATAGAAGAAAGCACTCTGGTGACCGTTAGAGTAACCGGCGTCGATTCCCGGGGAAAAGAATTTACTCTTTATACCCAGGCCCGGCTACGGGTAAGCGATTAA
- the pilM gene encoding type IV pilus assembly protein PilM, producing MRLLSRLWKRRKPALGIDVGTDSIKVVEVQRTGTGYDISLAVKKDVPVGALEGGNIQDLEVLVEVLRSLTVENGLQGRRVVSAISGEKVVIRHISVPYMSDQELKSSLKWDLDKYLPLSGDDLVIDYAKLGSFENENGRQLSVLLAAVPSSLAYRYYELFERAGLEVIAIDIVPMALARWLSLVRENEEMFNDPVALLDIGASLTTLAVIEQGLVTFIRSIHFGGWEITQMVAHTLGLEVAAAQQLKEEEGRIMVSGEEEVTLPEERQKLELEIAIRTSLNDLLYEIRRSLDYYNRQQDKAALKVLFLSGGTSLLPGLVEFLTQELEVETRLAVPSSPELQAAIDPSFAVATGLALREVVR from the coding sequence ATGAGACTGTTGAGCCGGTTATGGAAAAGAAGAAAACCGGCCTTGGGTATCGACGTGGGAACCGACAGCATCAAAGTTGTAGAGGTACAACGGACCGGAACCGGTTACGATATTTCACTGGCGGTCAAAAAGGATGTTCCCGTCGGGGCTTTAGAAGGCGGGAATATTCAGGATCTCGAAGTTCTGGTAGAGGTCCTGCGCTCCCTGACTGTGGAAAACGGACTGCAAGGGCGCCGGGTGGTATCTGCTATTTCGGGGGAGAAAGTAGTTATCAGGCATATTAGTGTCCCCTATATGTCTGACCAGGAACTGAAATCTTCTCTCAAGTGGGATTTGGATAAATATCTTCCTCTTTCCGGCGATGATCTGGTTATTGATTATGCCAAGCTGGGATCTTTTGAAAACGAAAATGGACGACAGCTTTCCGTACTGCTGGCCGCCGTTCCGTCATCGTTAGCCTACCGGTATTACGAGCTGTTTGAACGGGCGGGCCTGGAGGTCATTGCCATCGATATAGTCCCGATGGCTTTAGCCCGCTGGCTGTCATTAGTCAGGGAGAATGAGGAAATGTTTAACGATCCCGTGGCTTTACTTGATATCGGTGCAAGTCTTACTACTTTAGCAGTGATTGAGCAAGGGTTGGTAACCTTTATTCGCTCCATCCATTTTGGCGGCTGGGAGATCACCCAAATGGTAGCCCATACTCTGGGGCTGGAGGTGGCGGCCGCGCAGCAGTTGAAAGAAGAGGAAGGGCGGATTATGGTTTCAGGAGAAGAAGAGGTTACTTTGCCGGAGGAAAGGCAGAAATTAGAACTGGAAATAGCTATCCGGACCAGCCTGAATGACCTGCTCTACGAAATCAGGAGGTCGCTGGATTATTATAATCGGCAGCAGGACAAGGCGGCTTTAAAGGTGTTGTTTCTTTCTGGGGGAACTTCTTTGTTGCCGGGCTTAGTAGAGTTTTTGACCCAAGAATTGGAGGTTGAGACCCGGCTGGCGGTACCGAGTTCACCAGAACTACAGGCGGCAATAGACCCTAGCTTTGCCGTGGCTACCGGTCTGGCCCTCCGCGAGGTGGTACGGTGA
- a CDS encoding PilN domain-containing protein: MDTINLLPAELRRRQEIDWKRVGWLAGIAVLLFVLVSAYLVFLLTWWSNERQLKRLELELDGLRPKVLQVQKMQQEIKDLEEKVASLEEILKNRIQWNRLLSEINERMPEDLWITEMTADEKGVIIIKGKASSLTSVGVFIFQLKQIPYFNYVGLVSGEEKAAEAVVEYEISVRLAERRSN, encoded by the coding sequence ATGGATACTATTAATCTATTACCGGCGGAACTCCGCCGCCGTCAGGAGATAGATTGGAAACGGGTGGGGTGGCTGGCCGGTATAGCTGTATTGCTGTTCGTATTGGTTTCCGCTTATCTAGTTTTTTTATTAACTTGGTGGAGCAATGAAAGACAGTTGAAGCGTTTGGAACTGGAACTGGACGGACTGCGCCCCAAAGTACTCCAGGTGCAAAAAATGCAGCAGGAAATCAAGGATTTAGAGGAAAAGGTTGCTTCCCTGGAGGAGATTTTGAAGAACCGCATCCAGTGGAACCGGCTGCTGAGTGAAATTAATGAACGAATGCCTGAGGATTTATGGATAACGGAAATGACAGCCGATGAAAAAGGAGTAATCATCATCAAGGGGAAGGCTTCTTCCCTTACTTCGGTTGGTGTATTTATTTTCCAGCTCAAACAGATCCCCTACTTCAATTACGTCGGGCTGGTATCGGGAGAAGAAAAGGCTGCGGAAGCGGTTGTGGAATATGAAATCAGCGTTAGATTGGCTGAAAGAAGGAGTAACTGA
- a CDS encoding type 4a pilus biogenesis protein PilO, which produces MWNNLSSRNRKLLLVGGAVLVILLFYRFVWQGQYARYLEGKQQLMQRKKEIEVALRKVDRLPSLERQRARLENRLREIKRKFDRDIESGVPYVEMGLESRNRVRLAAIHPQPVVSKGSYLVLPLQLRLQGDYPSLLDYIYSIENLPSLAEINSIRITALEEELMPQLEAELNIVFYSLPEAEPAELDLEWRLGRFDIFSPALQQLVESTSTIREADTNRRPEPGEKYQPGGGEPENFKERPPESIDRDPYTFPVR; this is translated from the coding sequence ATGTGGAATAATCTATCATCCCGGAACCGAAAACTCCTGCTGGTGGGCGGCGCTGTTCTGGTCATCCTTCTTTTTTACCGTTTTGTTTGGCAGGGACAGTACGCCCGCTATCTGGAGGGCAAGCAGCAGTTGATGCAGAGAAAAAAGGAGATAGAAGTGGCCCTGAGGAAGGTTGATCGTCTGCCTTCCTTGGAGAGGCAGAGGGCCCGGCTGGAAAACCGGCTCCGGGAGATAAAGCGAAAATTTGACCGGGATATTGAGAGCGGTGTTCCTTACGTGGAAATGGGCCTGGAGTCCCGGAATCGGGTGCGGTTGGCGGCAATTCACCCGCAGCCGGTGGTGAGCAAGGGGAGTTACCTGGTACTGCCTTTGCAGCTAAGGCTTCAAGGGGACTACCCTTCGCTCCTGGACTATATCTACAGTATTGAAAACTTGCCCTCCTTGGCCGAGATTAACAGTATCAGAATTACCGCCTTGGAAGAAGAGTTGATGCCGCAGCTGGAAGCGGAATTAAATATAGTCTTTTACAGTCTCCCCGAGGCGGAACCGGCAGAACTGGATCTGGAGTGGCGGTTGGGACGGTTTGATATATTCAGTCCTGCCCTGCAGCAGCTGGTGGAGAGCACCTCTACCATTAGGGAAGCAGATACTAACCGAAGACCTGAGCCCGGCGAGAAGTACCAGCCTGGAGGCGGGGAGCCGGAAAATTTCAAAGAGCGTCCACCGGAAAGCATTGACCGGGATCCCTATACTTTTCCCGTCAGGTAG
- a CDS encoding stalk domain-containing protein, producing MKYKYGRILAVSVVLILLMATVAGGAKAVIRQVKVAYRGITIYVNGQPVDSPVEPFILVDEKRTMVPIRFVSEALGKQVVWDSQASAIYIGEPPAGTTVEKLPSDSFRFIDDMKVIRNVGPFYQQKTKPFAIAGRLFSHGVAVEIDEKERNKAEVVLDLNGQYSYMAGYIGVEDETRNSSGSFILSVYGNDVELYRSHQIKPSDYPFPVSLGNLENIKRLTIRVEWQPGGIGDYSRVIAALANVKFYRK from the coding sequence ATGAAGTATAAGTACGGGCGGATTTTGGCAGTGTCTGTAGTTTTAATACTCCTGATGGCTACAGTAGCCGGAGGGGCCAAGGCGGTCATTCGCCAAGTCAAGGTGGCTTACCGGGGCATAACCATTTATGTTAACGGGCAGCCGGTGGACAGCCCGGTTGAGCCCTTTATTCTGGTAGATGAAAAGAGAACCATGGTACCCATACGCTTTGTGAGCGAAGCCCTGGGCAAACAAGTTGTCTGGGACAGTCAAGCCTCCGCCATATATATCGGGGAGCCGCCGGCTGGCACAACCGTTGAGAAACTACCCTCCGATAGCTTCCGGTTTATCGATGATATGAAGGTTATTCGTAATGTAGGGCCCTTTTATCAACAGAAAACTAAACCTTTTGCCATAGCAGGCCGGCTCTTTTCCCACGGGGTGGCGGTAGAGATCGACGAAAAGGAAAGGAACAAGGCAGAAGTAGTTCTGGATTTGAACGGACAGTACTCATATATGGCCGGTTATATTGGAGTAGAGGATGAGACCCGGAACAGCTCCGGCAGTTTTATCTTGTCGGTATACGGTAACGACGTTGAACTGTACCGGAGTCACCAGATAAAGCCTTCCGATTACCCGTTTCCCGTTAGTTTAGGCAATCTGGAAAATATAAAACGCCTTACCATACGAGTGGAATGGCAGCCGGGAGGGATTGGAGATTACAGCCGAGTGATTGCGGCGTTGGCCAATGTTAAGTTTTATCGGAAGTAA
- a CDS encoding TldD/PmbA family protein: MVDRKDLEEVLKIAMRKGGDFADIFIERRKTTSIGLEADKIERVNSGLEAGAGLRVISGDHTAYAYTNDLSREGLEQLAKVVSKAARGQARDLTIDFRQPKPNWDIEIEKMPDKVDIEDKVELVKTANEAARAVDTRVKQVTVGYGDVYQRVTIANTEGVFVEDERVRTRLAINAVAAQGDIIQTGYEAAGGYRGFELFREISAEDLASSAAKRAVLMLQAKPAPAGKMPVVMAGEAGGTMIHEACGHGLEADLVQKKLSVYANRKGEKVASEQVTVVDDASLPGKYGSLRYDDEGTPGQRTVLIENGILKEYMYDKLTARKEKRDSTGNGRRESYQDRPIPRMTNTFIAPGKMDPEDIIRETKKGLLVKKMGGGQVNTTNGDFVFDVAEGYLIEEGEITVPVRGATLTGNGPRVLQIVDMVGKDLGFAIGTCGKDGQGVPVSDAQPTIRIPELIVGGILDD, translated from the coding sequence ATGGTGGATAGAAAAGACTTGGAAGAAGTGCTTAAAATTGCTATGAGGAAAGGCGGCGATTTTGCCGACATTTTTATTGAACGGCGAAAAACTACCAGTATAGGACTGGAAGCCGATAAGATTGAACGGGTGAATTCGGGGTTGGAGGCAGGAGCCGGACTGCGGGTAATTAGTGGGGACCATACCGCTTATGCCTATACCAATGACCTCAGCCGGGAAGGACTGGAGCAGCTGGCGAAAGTGGTAAGCAAAGCTGCCCGGGGTCAGGCGCGGGACCTCACTATTGATTTTCGTCAACCGAAGCCTAATTGGGATATAGAAATTGAGAAAATGCCCGACAAGGTGGATATTGAAGACAAGGTAGAACTGGTCAAGACTGCCAACGAGGCGGCTCGGGCAGTAGATACCCGGGTGAAACAAGTAACCGTCGGCTATGGCGACGTGTATCAGCGGGTGACCATAGCCAACACGGAAGGAGTTTTCGTGGAAGATGAGCGAGTACGCACGCGGCTGGCTATAAACGCGGTGGCTGCTCAGGGAGATATTATCCAGACGGGATATGAAGCTGCCGGAGGCTACCGGGGATTTGAGTTGTTCCGGGAGATTTCCGCCGAGGATTTGGCGTCTTCCGCGGCCAAGAGGGCAGTTCTCATGCTGCAAGCCAAACCGGCTCCGGCGGGAAAGATGCCGGTGGTCATGGCCGGGGAAGCGGGAGGCACCATGATCCATGAAGCCTGCGGCCACGGGTTGGAGGCTGATTTGGTGCAGAAAAAACTTTCCGTTTATGCCAACCGAAAAGGAGAGAAGGTGGCTTCCGAACAGGTAACGGTAGTCGATGATGCTTCTTTACCCGGCAAGTATGGTTCTCTGCGTTACGATGATGAAGGAACTCCCGGCCAGCGTACGGTTTTAATAGAGAACGGTATATTGAAGGAATATATGTATGACAAGCTGACGGCCCGTAAGGAAAAACGGGATTCTACGGGAAACGGGCGCCGGGAGTCTTACCAAGACCGGCCTATACCGCGTATGACCAACACTTTCATTGCACCGGGGAAAATGGATCCCGAGGACATTATCCGTGAGACCAAGAAGGGATTGTTAGTTAAGAAAATGGGCGGGGGGCAGGTAAATACTACGAATGGCGATTTTGTCTTTGACGTAGCCGAAGGTTACCTGATCGAAGAGGGAGAGATAACGGTACCGGTGCGGGGCGCTACCCTGACCGGAAACGGACCTCGCGTTTTGCAGATTGTGGATATGGTTGGTAAGGATTTAGGCTTTGCCATCGGTACCTGTGGGAAAGACGGCCAGGGTGTTCCAGTTTCCGATGCTCAGCCCACCATTCGCATTCCGGAATTAATCGTGGGCGGAATACTTGACGACTAG
- a CDS encoding TldD/PmbA family protein has translation MIPDRLQQIAEQVVSKAQKAGAELSEAFLSQEAELTIEVSGQEIETLKKAEQTGLGLRVIRAGRMGFAYTTDLSAAALEEVVQRALENSDSAQPDEFNQLPGPVREYPRLDLFDPSIPETPVEKKIALAMEIEREARRYDPRVKITERCAYQDSVYTVCLANSLGLSSCYRGAFCGASAFIVAEEDGDSQTGFGLQYSLHFQDLDPAQVGREAAEKGVRMLGAREVKTQKAALVLDPYVATGFLGILAPALTAEAVQKGKSLFAGKVGEQVASPALTLIDDGTREGGIVSAPFDGEGVPTGKTVLIRDGRLEGFLYNTYTAAKEGVKSTGNATRRSFRSTPEVGTTNFYIQVGTVTREQLIKEVDKGLYVTEVMGLHTANPISGDFSLGAAGLWIEQGEFKGPVRGVVIAGNILELLRSVDGVADDLTFFISKGSPTLRVARITISGS, from the coding sequence ATGATCCCCGATCGTTTGCAGCAAATAGCGGAACAAGTAGTGAGCAAGGCCCAAAAGGCCGGGGCGGAACTATCAGAGGCTTTCCTCAGCCAGGAGGCTGAACTGACCATCGAAGTATCCGGCCAAGAAATCGAGACCTTAAAAAAGGCGGAACAGACCGGATTGGGGCTGCGGGTTATAAGGGCAGGGCGTATGGGTTTTGCATACACCACTGATTTGTCAGCCGCCGCGTTGGAGGAAGTTGTTCAACGGGCCCTGGAGAATTCCGACAGCGCCCAGCCTGATGAATTTAACCAGTTGCCCGGTCCTGTTAGGGAATATCCCCGCCTGGATCTGTTTGACCCTTCTATACCGGAAACACCGGTGGAGAAGAAAATAGCTTTAGCTATGGAAATAGAACGGGAGGCACGCCGGTACGACCCCCGGGTAAAGATAACGGAGCGCTGTGCCTATCAAGATTCTGTTTACACAGTTTGTCTGGCTAATTCCCTGGGGCTGAGCAGTTGTTACCGCGGCGCTTTCTGCGGGGCTTCAGCTTTCATCGTAGCCGAAGAAGATGGTGACAGCCAGACCGGTTTCGGCCTGCAGTACAGCCTTCATTTTCAGGACTTAGACCCGGCTCAGGTCGGTAGAGAGGCGGCTGAGAAAGGAGTCAGGATGCTGGGAGCCCGCGAGGTTAAAACTCAGAAAGCTGCACTGGTGCTGGATCCTTATGTGGCTACCGGCTTCTTGGGAATACTGGCTCCGGCTCTTACGGCGGAAGCAGTACAAAAAGGAAAATCCTTATTTGCCGGCAAAGTGGGAGAACAGGTTGCTTCACCGGCGCTTACCTTAATAGATGATGGGACGCGGGAGGGAGGTATTGTTTCCGCTCCTTTTGACGGAGAAGGGGTACCGACCGGTAAAACAGTTTTGATCCGGGACGGTCGACTGGAAGGGTTTTTGTACAATACTTATACTGCCGCCAAAGAAGGGGTAAAATCCACAGGAAACGCTACCCGGCGATCTTTCAGGAGTACTCCTGAAGTTGGGACGACCAACTTTTACATTCAGGTGGGCACTGTTACGCGGGAACAGTTAATTAAGGAAGTAGATAAAGGGCTCTATGTTACCGAGGTAATGGGGTTGCATACGGCCAATCCTATTTCCGGCGATTTTTCCTTAGGAGCCGCCGGGCTGTGGATTGAGCAGGGAGAGTTTAAAGGACCGGTTCGCGGTGTGGTAATTGCCGGGAATATATTGGAGCTGTTGCGTTCGGTCGATGGCGTAGCTGACGACTTGACCTTTTTTATCTCTAAAGGATCCCCAACACTGCGGGTGGCTCGGATAACCATTAGCGGCAGCTAG
- the aroQ gene encoding type II 3-dehydroquinate dehydratase, producing the protein MRVLVMHGPNLNLLGQRERDIYGETTLEEINQRLTLLARQYGVEIDFFQSNHEGDLIDKLHQARGHFEAVILNPGALTHYSLALRDAIAAVNIPVIEVHLSNIHAREKFRQRSVTAPVCVGQISGLGPYSYYLALRAAVELFSGEQ; encoded by the coding sequence ATGCGGGTACTGGTGATGCATGGTCCCAATTTAAATCTTCTGGGACAGCGGGAGAGGGATATTTACGGGGAAACCACTCTGGAGGAGATAAATCAGCGCTTGACTTTGTTGGCCCGCCAGTATGGGGTGGAAATCGATTTTTTCCAGTCCAACCACGAGGGAGATTTAATTGACAAGTTACACCAAGCTCGAGGACATTTCGAGGCGGTGATTTTAAATCCTGGAGCCTTAACCCATTACAGCCTGGCGCTGCGGGATGCTATTGCCGCTGTAAATATCCCGGTAATCGAAGTTCACCTGAGCAATATACACGCTCGGGAAAAGTTCCGGCAACGTTCAGTTACCGCGCCGGTTTGTGTTGGGCAGATAAGCGGGCTAGGACCGTATAGCTATTACCTCGCCTTGAGGGCGGCGGTAGAACTCTTTTCCGGAGAGCAATAA
- a CDS encoding M24 family metallopeptidase — protein MTRDRLERLRENFEAQEIEAMLVMQPENRRYLSGFTGTFGVLVIGFQEAYLITDFRYVEQAEKQASEFKVVKYGNSIYETLSEVLKKLDVNKVGFEAEHVTYAQFVNLRDKLDFVTLKPVEGLIERLRQFKDEGEIDLIRRAVVIADKAFEHILSYLRPGVKEKEIALELEFFMRRNGAEKAAFDIIVASGPRGSLPHGVASDRQVQPGDLIVMDFGAVYQGYHSDITRTVVVGEPDERQKEIYNIVLEAQVAAIKAIKPGKVTSEIDLVARNIIAGYGYGEHFGHGLGHGVGLAVHERPRLASTDFTQLETGMVMTVEPGIYVKDWGGVRIEDMVVVRENGCEVLTGATKKLLTI, from the coding sequence ATGACCAGAGATCGTCTCGAGCGGCTCCGGGAAAATTTTGAGGCTCAGGAAATAGAAGCCATGTTGGTTATGCAGCCGGAAAACCGGCGTTACTTGAGTGGTTTTACAGGAACCTTCGGGGTGCTGGTAATCGGGTTTCAGGAGGCTTATTTAATTACTGACTTTCGTTATGTGGAACAGGCCGAGAAACAGGCGTCCGAATTCAAAGTAGTCAAATATGGGAACAGTATCTATGAAACTTTGAGCGAGGTGTTGAAAAAGCTTGACGTAAACAAAGTGGGCTTTGAAGCCGAGCATGTGACTTACGCCCAATTTGTGAACCTCCGTGATAAATTAGATTTTGTAACCCTAAAGCCGGTAGAAGGCCTGATTGAGCGTTTACGGCAGTTCAAAGATGAAGGGGAAATAGACTTGATCCGCCGGGCGGTAGTCATTGCTGACAAAGCTTTTGAACATATTCTTTCCTACCTCCGGCCAGGCGTGAAGGAGAAAGAAATTGCCTTGGAACTGGAGTTTTTTATGCGCCGGAATGGTGCGGAAAAAGCTGCTTTCGATATCATTGTAGCATCCGGACCGAGGGGCTCTCTTCCTCACGGGGTAGCTTCTGACCGGCAAGTCCAACCGGGAGATTTGATAGTAATGGACTTTGGAGCCGTTTACCAGGGGTATCATTCAGATATAACCCGCACCGTGGTCGTAGGAGAACCGGATGAAAGGCAGAAGGAAATTTATAACATTGTCCTTGAAGCCCAGGTGGCGGCCATCAAAGCCATCAAGCCGGGAAAAGTGACCTCGGAAATTGATCTGGTGGCGAGAAATATTATTGCTGGGTACGGCTATGGTGAGCACTTCGGCCACGGGTTGGGACATGGGGTTGGACTGGCCGTTCATGAAAGACCCCGTTTGGCTTCCACCGACTTTACGCAACTGGAGACGGGAATGGTAATGACGGTTGAACCAGGTATTTATGTAAAGGATTGGGGTGGTGTGCGCATAGAAGATATGGTAGTGGTAAGGGAGAATGGATGTGAAGTGTTAACCGGAGCTACCAAAAAATTACTGACTATATGA
- the efp gene encoding elongation factor P yields MISVNDFRTGLTIELEGEVYTVIEFLHVKPGKGAAFVRSKLKNLRTGAVVERTFRAGEKVPRAHVDRREMQYLYNDGENYVFMDMENYEQISLHKEQLEDSIRFLKDNMVINVLLYQGKTIGIELPNSVELKVVETEPGIRGDTASGGSKPATLETGAVVQVPLFINVGDVIKVDTRTGEYIERV; encoded by the coding sequence ATGATTTCAGTTAACGATTTTCGGACAGGCCTTACTATTGAGTTGGAAGGAGAGGTATATACCGTTATTGAGTTCCTGCATGTTAAGCCGGGAAAGGGCGCTGCCTTTGTACGTTCAAAATTGAAGAATTTGAGGACTGGTGCCGTTGTGGAACGTACTTTCCGGGCGGGAGAAAAAGTCCCCCGGGCGCATGTGGACCGGCGGGAGATGCAATATCTGTACAATGATGGAGAAAATTATGTTTTTATGGACATGGAGAATTATGAACAAATTTCACTTCATAAGGAACAGCTGGAGGATTCTATCAGGTTCCTAAAAGATAACATGGTCATTAACGTGCTACTCTACCAGGGGAAAACTATTGGTATAGAACTACCTAATTCTGTAGAGCTAAAGGTAGTGGAAACCGAGCCGGGTATCCGGGGTGATACTGCCAGTGGCGGAAGCAAACCGGCCACCTTGGAGACCGGTGCTGTAGTTCAAGTTCCCCTCTTTATAAATGTAGGTGATGTAATCAAGGTGGATACCCGTACCGGAGAGTACATAGAACGCGTTTAA
- a CDS encoding CD1247 N-terminal domain-containing protein gives MKDLRKKVGYVQGLMAGLELDEGSKEGRIISAIVDLLDEMADALVKIKAEQAELESYVESIDEDLYDLENEIYAYDYEDDGAEETPDDGDRDEEYVEVECPNCHDIVCFDADILDEDEPVEVICPNCEEVVFVNDEAFEVEEEQEDISLTAEKDNEDI, from the coding sequence ATGAAAGACCTGCGAAAAAAGGTGGGTTATGTGCAGGGTCTTATGGCCGGTTTGGAATTAGATGAAGGGAGCAAAGAGGGGCGTATCATCTCTGCCATAGTAGATTTGCTGGACGAAATGGCCGATGCTTTAGTTAAAATCAAGGCGGAGCAGGCGGAACTGGAAAGCTACGTAGAAAGCATTGACGAGGATCTGTATGACCTGGAAAACGAAATCTATGCTTATGATTATGAAGATGATGGTGCGGAAGAAACCCCCGACGATGGCGACCGGGACGAGGAATATGTAGAAGTAGAGTGCCCTAACTGCCACGACATTGTTTGTTTCGACGCAGACATCTTGGATGAAGACGAGCCGGTAGAAGTTATTTGTCCCAATTGTGAAGAAGTAGTATTTGTCAACGACGAAGCTTTTGAGGTGGAAGAAGAACAAGAAGATATAAGCCTTACGGCAGAGAAGGATAACGAAGACATTTAG